In one Zobellia galactanivorans genomic region, the following are encoded:
- a CDS encoding UDP-N-acetylmuramoyl-L-alanyl-D-glutamate--2,6-diaminopimelate ligase produces the protein MRLLKDILFGASLTDVIGSTNVLVNNIRFDSRKVEMDDVFVAIKGTLTDGHLFIGKAIDLGAKAIVCETLPEQIIDGVTYVEVKDGNTALAMMASNFYGNPSKNLKLVGVTGTNGKTTISSLLYQLFKKAGYKVGLLSTIKIMVDDQVYATSHTTPDALTINAHLHLMNEAGVEFCFMEVSSHGIHQKRTQGLTFEGAIFTNLSHDHLDYHKTFAEYRDTKKILFDQLPKTAFALSNIDDKNGAVMLQNTKAKKYTYALRTYANYRAQVLESQFSGTLLKINEHELWSRLIGHFNAYNMLAIFATADLLGMETLETLRLLSELENVDGRFQYFISSKKITAIVDYAHTPDALKNVLETISTLRTGNENVITVVGCGGDRDSSKRPVMGHIASQLSDKAIFTSDNPRGESPIAIIDAMEKGVEPQNVKKILSIENREQAIKTACQLANAEDIILIAGKGHETYQETNGKRIHFDDFETVKDVLKRLDK, from the coding sequence GTGAGACTATTGAAGGACATATTGTTCGGGGCAAGCCTGACCGATGTAATCGGTTCTACCAATGTATTGGTGAACAACATCCGTTTTGATTCTAGAAAGGTCGAAATGGACGATGTTTTTGTGGCTATCAAGGGAACGTTGACCGATGGCCATTTGTTCATAGGCAAGGCCATTGACCTTGGGGCAAAGGCTATTGTGTGCGAAACCTTGCCGGAACAGATAATAGATGGCGTAACCTATGTAGAGGTAAAGGATGGTAATACGGCCTTGGCCATGATGGCATCCAATTTTTACGGCAATCCTTCCAAAAACTTAAAATTGGTAGGGGTTACCGGAACCAACGGTAAGACTACCATATCGAGTCTGTTGTACCAATTGTTCAAGAAGGCGGGGTATAAGGTAGGGCTTTTGTCTACCATTAAAATAATGGTTGATGATCAAGTGTACGCCACCAGTCATACCACTCCCGATGCATTGACGATCAATGCGCATTTGCACCTAATGAACGAGGCCGGGGTGGAGTTCTGCTTTATGGAAGTGAGTTCGCATGGCATCCATCAAAAAAGAACACAAGGCTTGACCTTTGAGGGGGCTATTTTTACCAACCTCTCCCATGACCACTTAGATTATCATAAGACTTTTGCCGAGTATAGGGATACCAAAAAAATACTTTTCGATCAGCTGCCTAAAACTGCTTTTGCCCTTTCGAATATAGATGATAAGAACGGAGCGGTTATGTTGCAGAATACCAAGGCCAAAAAGTATACATATGCCCTTAGGACCTATGCCAATTATCGGGCACAGGTACTGGAGAGCCAGTTTAGCGGTACGTTGCTCAAAATAAACGAACATGAACTCTGGTCAAGGCTTATAGGTCATTTCAATGCCTATAATATGTTGGCGATTTTTGCCACGGCCGACCTGTTGGGCATGGAAACCTTGGAAACCTTGCGATTGTTGAGCGAACTGGAAAACGTAGACGGCCGCTTTCAATATTTTATATCGAGTAAAAAAATTACGGCTATAGTTGACTATGCCCATACGCCGGATGCGCTAAAAAACGTACTGGAAACAATCAGTACGCTGAGAACTGGAAATGAAAACGTTATCACCGTTGTGGGGTGTGGTGGCGATAGAGACAGCTCTAAGCGTCCGGTTATGGGTCATATTGCTTCGCAGTTGAGCGATAAGGCCATTTTTACCTCCGACAACCCGAGAGGGGAGTCTCCCATAGCCATTATAGATGCTATGGAAAAAGGGGTGGAACCACAGAACGTAAAGAAAATCCTATCCATAGAAAATAGGGAGCAGGCTATAAAAACGGCATGCCAGTTGGCTAATGCCGAAGATATCATACTCATTGCCGGAAAAGGACATGAGACCTATCAGGAAACGAATGGAAAGCGCATTCACTTTGACGATTTTGAAACGGTGAAAGACGTGCTTAAGCGCTTGGATAAATAA